From Nguyenibacter vanlangensis, one genomic window encodes:
- a CDS encoding dienelactone hydrolase family protein — protein sequence MRPLSIPTPDGVIDALVFVPDGAGPHPAVLLFSDIGGLRPSYHDKAQRIADGGYAVLMPNIYYRSAAGQVVPAGRSFRDPDMRNMLLGYAAHLTPPAQARDFAALLAAIAADPAFADGAIGTVGYCMTGAFALRLAALHPDRVGAAAAFHAARLADGNDPDSVVHAVGGIAARVYLGHADRDALMPPEQIAAMDRALAEAGVHFTTELYKGALHGFTATDAPVYNPAADALHFKRLFTLLDETLGDGSVLF from the coding sequence ATGCGCCCGCTGTCCATTCCCACGCCGGATGGCGTGATCGATGCCCTGGTCTTCGTCCCGGACGGCGCCGGGCCGCATCCGGCCGTGCTGCTGTTCAGCGATATCGGCGGGCTGCGTCCCAGCTATCACGACAAGGCGCAGCGGATCGCCGATGGCGGCTATGCCGTGCTGATGCCCAACATCTATTACCGCAGCGCCGCCGGCCAGGTCGTGCCCGCCGGCCGATCTTTCCGCGATCCGGACATGCGCAATATGCTGCTGGGCTATGCCGCCCATCTGACGCCGCCGGCGCAGGCGCGCGATTTTGCGGCCCTGCTGGCCGCGATCGCGGCCGATCCGGCCTTCGCCGACGGGGCGATCGGCACGGTCGGCTATTGCATGACCGGCGCCTTCGCGCTGCGCCTGGCCGCGCTGCATCCCGACCGGGTCGGGGCCGCCGCCGCGTTCCATGCCGCGCGCCTGGCCGATGGGAACGACCCCGACAGCGTCGTCCATGCGGTCGGCGGCATCGCGGCACGGGTCTATCTGGGCCACGCGGACCGCGACGCGCTGATGCCGCCCGAGCAGATCGCGGCCATGGACCGCGCCCTGGCCGAGGCCGGCGTGCATTTCACCACCGAACTCTACAAGGGCGCGCTGCACGGCTTCACCGCGACCGACGCCCCGGTTTATAACCCCGCGGCGGACGCGCTGCATTTCAAGCGCCTCTTTACCCTGCTGGACGAAACGTTGGGGGATGGTTCTGTTCTTTTTTGA
- a CDS encoding DUF1737 domain-containing protein codes for MPHTPPDGMPRYRLLTGKDDAAFCRRVSEAIELGYRLYGSPAATFNGENVVVAQAILWPDDE; via the coding sequence ATGCCCCACACCCCGCCCGACGGCATGCCGCGCTATCGGCTGTTGACCGGCAAGGACGATGCCGCCTTCTGCCGCCGCGTTTCCGAAGCGATCGAGCTGGGCTACAGGCTCTATGGATCGCCCGCCGCCACCTTCAACGGCGAGAATGTCGTGGTGGCCCAGGCGATCCTCTGGCCGGACGACGAATAG
- a CDS encoding glycoside hydrolase family 3 C-terminal domain-containing protein codes for MKRLGWVRGGLCALVAAGAPVEPLMAQDGAQDGAQSGAPTAAQRADALLRHMSLQDQLALVFSRDGGGFGAHAIPRGALGSAAFLLPPAHLGLPALEETDAGLGVGDPRHVRPNGPAVSLPSGLATAGTWDVAMARAGGAMIGAEAWRNGFNVLLAGGADLTRDPRNGRNFEYAGEDPLLTGRIVGQTIAGIQSRHVISTLKHFAMNDLETSRMTLSANIAPAAMRESDLLGFEIAIETGHPGAVMCSYNRVNDLFACENAYLLTKTLKQDWHYPGFVMSDWGADHTTVRAALAGLDQESSGDTIDARPFFGPMLAQAVQAGAVPRARIADMARRVLYAVYDVGLPEHPPVITPIDAAADTAIAEQDEEEGAVLLRNRGILPLRRDAHVLVIGGHADAGVISGGGSAQVVPIGGNAVPADDKALPWPGAPVYFPSAPLRAMQALAGEKLAYDPGTDPARAAQAARQADAVVIFATKWSVESIDSPDLSLSDGQDALIAAVARANPHVVVVLETGNPVLMPWLESVQAVMQAWYPGSGGGQAIARLLYGAAAPSGHLPMTFPRAAAQLPRPDIAGVRANTVFDVQFHTDQEVMYDEGSEVGYRWFDARRRQPLFPFGFGLTYTDFRMGDLTLAASGHDVVARFTVRNVGPRDGVAVPQLYVTLPDGGGRRLAGWQRLTLARGESQQVAVTLEPRVLARFDDAADRWRVPAGRFQVRLATDAADQGTVREIALAGWTMAP; via the coding sequence ATGAAGCGGCTGGGCTGGGTGAGGGGCGGGCTGTGCGCCCTGGTGGCGGCGGGCGCGCCGGTCGAGCCGCTGATGGCGCAGGATGGCGCGCAAGATGGCGCGCAGAGCGGGGCGCCAACGGCGGCGCAGCGGGCCGATGCGCTGCTGCGGCACATGTCGCTGCAGGACCAGTTGGCCCTGGTGTTCAGCCGCGACGGCGGCGGGTTCGGGGCGCATGCCATCCCGCGGGGCGCGCTGGGGTCGGCGGCCTTCCTGCTGCCGCCCGCCCATCTCGGCCTGCCGGCATTGGAGGAAACCGATGCCGGGCTGGGGGTGGGCGATCCGCGCCATGTGCGGCCCAACGGCCCGGCGGTCTCGCTGCCGTCCGGGCTGGCTACCGCCGGCACGTGGGATGTCGCCATGGCGCGCGCGGGCGGCGCGATGATCGGCGCCGAGGCGTGGCGCAACGGCTTCAACGTGCTGCTGGCCGGCGGCGCGGACCTGACGCGCGATCCGCGCAACGGGCGCAATTTCGAATATGCCGGCGAGGACCCGCTGCTGACCGGGCGGATCGTGGGCCAGACCATCGCGGGGATCCAGTCCCGGCACGTCATCTCCACGCTCAAGCATTTCGCGATGAACGACCTGGAAACATCGCGCATGACGCTCAGCGCGAACATCGCCCCGGCGGCGATGCGTGAGAGCGACCTGCTGGGATTCGAGATCGCGATCGAGACGGGACATCCGGGCGCGGTGATGTGTTCCTACAACCGGGTCAACGACCTCTTCGCCTGCGAGAACGCCTATCTGCTGACGAAAACCCTCAAGCAGGACTGGCATTATCCCGGATTCGTCATGTCGGACTGGGGCGCGGACCATACCACCGTCCGGGCCGCGCTGGCGGGGCTGGACCAGGAATCCTCGGGCGATACGATCGATGCGCGCCCGTTCTTCGGCCCGATGCTTGCCCAGGCGGTGCAGGCGGGTGCGGTGCCGCGCGCGCGGATCGCCGACATGGCGCGGCGGGTGCTGTATGCGGTCTATGATGTCGGGCTGCCCGAACATCCGCCGGTCATCACCCCGATCGACGCGGCGGCCGACACGGCGATCGCCGAGCAGGACGAGGAAGAGGGCGCCGTCCTGCTGCGCAACCGGGGCATCCTGCCGTTGCGGCGCGACGCGCATGTGCTGGTGATCGGCGGCCATGCCGATGCGGGCGTCATCTCGGGCGGCGGTTCGGCGCAGGTCGTGCCCATCGGCGGCAACGCGGTGCCGGCCGACGACAAGGCGCTGCCCTGGCCCGGGGCGCCGGTCTATTTCCCCTCCGCGCCGCTGCGGGCGATGCAGGCGCTGGCCGGCGAGAAGCTGGCCTATGACCCGGGCACCGATCCGGCCCGCGCGGCACAGGCGGCGCGGCAGGCCGACGCGGTGGTGATCTTCGCCACGAAATGGTCGGTGGAATCGATCGATTCCCCCGACCTGTCGCTGTCGGACGGGCAGGACGCGCTGATTGCCGCGGTGGCGCGGGCCAATCCGCATGTCGTGGTGGTGCTGGAAACCGGCAATCCGGTGCTGATGCCCTGGCTGGAGTCGGTGCAGGCCGTGATGCAGGCCTGGTATCCCGGTTCGGGCGGCGGCCAGGCGATCGCGCGGCTGCTCTACGGCGCGGCGGCCCCGTCGGGCCACCTGCCGATGACCTTCCCCCGCGCGGCAGCGCAATTGCCGCGCCCGGACATCGCGGGGGTGCGGGCCAATACCGTGTTCGACGTCCAGTTCCACACCGACCAGGAAGTCATGTACGACGAGGGCAGCGAGGTCGGCTATCGCTGGTTCGACGCGCGCCGCCGGCAGCCGCTCTTTCCGTTCGGGTTCGGCCTGACCTACACGGATTTCCGCATGGGCGATCTGACGCTGGCGGCATCGGGCCACGATGTCGTCGCCCGGTTCACCGTGCGCAATGTCGGGCCCCGTGACGGGGTCGCCGTGCCGCAGCTCTATGTCACGCTGCCCGATGGCGGCGGACGCCGGCTGGCGGGCTGGCAGCGCCTGACGCTGGCCAGGGGCGAATCCCAACAGGTGGCGGTCACGCTCGAGCCCCGCGTCCTGGCCCGCTTCGACGACGCGGCGGATCGCTGGCGGGTGCCGGCCGGGCGGTTCCAGGTCCGTCTCGCCACCGACGCGGCGGACCAGGGCACGGTGCGGGAAATCGCCCTGGCCGGCTGGACGATGGCGCCGTAG
- a CDS encoding nitroreductase family protein, with protein sequence MTTAPSRVPTLPVHRFFVDRWSPRAYDGSAMTEETLLSFLEAGRWAASAYNSQTWRFVYALRGGPDGGAAWERFVSYLVPFNQSWAGSASALVFVLSATTMVPPGKTDPVPAPTHAFDAGAAAAQIMLQATASGWAAHAMSGIDHDAIRAGLGVPQDHAIHAAIAIGRQAPADTLPEGLRARENPSDRLPLSQIAFAGHFGGVRS encoded by the coding sequence ATGACGACCGCGCCTTCCCGTGTTCCCACTCTGCCGGTTCACCGGTTTTTCGTCGATCGCTGGTCGCCGCGCGCCTATGACGGATCGGCGATGACCGAGGAGACGCTGCTGTCCTTCCTCGAAGCCGGGCGCTGGGCGGCCTCGGCCTATAATTCGCAGACCTGGCGCTTCGTCTACGCGCTGCGTGGTGGGCCGGACGGGGGCGCCGCGTGGGAACGGTTCGTCAGCTATCTGGTGCCGTTCAACCAGTCCTGGGCCGGCTCGGCCTCGGCGCTGGTCTTCGTGCTGTCGGCCACCACCATGGTGCCGCCGGGCAAGACCGATCCGGTGCCCGCGCCCACCCATGCCTTCGATGCCGGTGCCGCCGCCGCGCAGATCATGCTGCAGGCCACCGCGTCGGGCTGGGCCGCCCACGCGATGAGCGGCATCGACCATGACGCGATCCGCGCCGGGCTGGGCGTGCCCCAGGACCATGCGATTCATGCCGCGATCGCCATCGGCCGCCAGGCCCCGGCCGACACCCTGCCCGAGGGCCTGCGCGCCCGCGAAAATCCCTCGGACCGGCTGCCCCTGTCGCAGATCGCGTTTGCCGGCCATTTCGGCGGGGTCCGTTCGTAA
- a CDS encoding sulfite exporter TauE/SafE family protein gives MEPVQAGLGVLSGVLVGFTLGLVGGGGSILAVPLMVYLVGLRDAHVAIGTSAAAVAANALAGLASHARARTVRWRCAAVFAAAGVLGALLGAHEGKIMGGQRLLLAFAVLMVGVGALMLRARPGAGDPMATCTRDNAGRIAGTGLATGLLSGFFGIGGGFLIVPGLMASTGMPILNAVGTSLVAVACFGFSTSVSYALSGMVDWPLAGLFVAGGVAGSLGGTRAARHLAASRGLLTRIFACIIFVVAAYMVWRGIAAPA, from the coding sequence ATGGAACCCGTGCAGGCTGGGCTGGGCGTGCTGTCGGGCGTGCTGGTCGGTTTTACCCTGGGGCTGGTGGGCGGCGGGGGGTCGATCCTGGCGGTGCCGCTGATGGTCTATCTGGTCGGGCTGCGCGACGCGCATGTCGCGATCGGCACCAGCGCGGCGGCGGTCGCCGCCAATGCCCTGGCCGGGCTGGCCAGCCACGCGCGGGCGCGAACGGTCAGGTGGCGCTGCGCGGCGGTGTTCGCGGCGGCCGGGGTGCTGGGCGCGCTGCTGGGCGCGCATGAGGGCAAGATCATGGGCGGGCAGCGCCTGCTGCTGGCCTTCGCCGTGCTGATGGTGGGGGTGGGCGCGCTGATGCTGCGCGCGCGCCCGGGCGCGGGGGACCCGATGGCCACCTGCACCCGCGACAATGCGGGGCGGATCGCCGGCACGGGGCTGGCCACCGGCCTGCTGTCCGGTTTCTTCGGGATCGGCGGCGGGTTTCTGATCGTGCCGGGCCTGATGGCCTCGACCGGCATGCCGATCCTCAACGCGGTCGGCACCTCGCTGGTCGCGGTGGCCTGCTTCGGCTTCAGCACCAGCGTCAGCTATGCGCTGTCGGGCATGGTGGACTGGCCGCTGGCCGGGCTGTTCGTCGCGGGCGGTGTGGCGGGCAGCCTGGGCGGCACGCGGGCGGCCCGCCACCTGGCGGCGTCGCGCGGCCTGCTGACCCGGATCTTCGCCTGCATCATCTTCGTCGTGGCGGCCTATATGGTGTGGCGCGGCATCGCCGCGCCGGCCTAG
- a CDS encoding MBL fold metallo-hydrolase has product MIADPVSPSGAVAADPARDAAARQVAAWSGRPDAPVVRSFFDRATFTATHVVHDPATRQAAVVDSVLDYDPASGRTGHLSALAVLDYLRAEGLQVAWHLETHVHADHLSAAPWLQHQTGGALAIGAEIVRVQQVFGKIFNEGTEFARDGSQFDRLFTDGETFRLGAIDAIALHVPGHTPADMAFVIGDAAFIGDTLFMPDYGTARADFPGGDARMLYRSTRRLLSLPDATRLFLCHDYGAPGRPDFAWETTVGAERAGNIHVHDGVAEDSFVAMRTTRDAALDLPRLIMPSVQVNMRGGHLPPPESNGTRYIKIPLDTL; this is encoded by the coding sequence ATGATCGCCGATCCCGTTTCCCCCTCCGGAGCCGTCGCCGCCGATCCCGCCCGCGATGCCGCCGCCCGACAGGTCGCCGCCTGGTCGGGCCGGCCGGACGCGCCGGTGGTGCGCAGCTTCTTCGACCGGGCGACCTTTACCGCCACCCATGTGGTGCATGATCCGGCGACCAGGCAGGCGGCGGTGGTCGACAGCGTGCTGGATTACGACCCGGCCTCGGGCCGGACAGGGCACCTGTCGGCGCTGGCCGTGCTGGACTATCTGCGGGCCGAGGGGCTGCAGGTCGCCTGGCATCTGGAAACCCATGTCCATGCCGACCATCTGTCGGCGGCGCCCTGGCTGCAGCATCAGACAGGCGGGGCGCTGGCGATCGGGGCGGAAATCGTCCGCGTGCAGCAGGTCTTCGGCAAGATCTTCAACGAGGGCACCGAATTCGCCCGCGACGGATCGCAGTTCGACCGTCTGTTCACCGATGGCGAGACGTTCCGCCTTGGGGCGATCGACGCGATCGCCCTGCATGTGCCGGGCCATACCCCGGCCGACATGGCCTTCGTGATCGGCGACGCGGCCTTTATCGGCGACACGCTGTTCATGCCCGATTACGGGACCGCACGGGCCGATTTCCCCGGCGGCGACGCGCGGATGCTCTATCGGTCCACGCGGCGGCTGCTGTCGCTGCCGGATGCGACCCGGCTGTTCCTCTGTCATGATTACGGGGCGCCCGGGCGGCCGGATTTCGCATGGGAAACCACGGTGGGGGCCGAGCGCGCGGGCAATATCCACGTGCATGACGGCGTGGCCGAGGACAGTTTCGTGGCCATGCGCACGACGCGCGACGCGGCGCTGGACCTGCCGCGGCTGATCATGCCCTCGGTGCAGGTGAATATGCGCGGCGGGCACCTGCCGCCGCCGGAATCGAACGGCACGCGCTATATCAAGATCCCGCTGGACACGCTGTAA
- a CDS encoding peroxiredoxin codes for MSDSPTPDRPAQPALPVPAVPGPAAPNPAASSGIAPLRIGDPAPDFAARTTHGAMRLSDYRGRWLVFFSHPADFTPVCTSEFVALARAAERFAALDCALLGLSVDSLHAHLAWIEAIRAQFGAPVPFPVVEDPTMAVGRAFGMLDATARDSATVRASYFIDPAGIVQAITWYPMSVGRSVAEMLRLVAALQRAARGDALTPEGWQPGANIVLPAVRTAQDAADAGPGWFCRTRPDAAL; via the coding sequence ATGTCCGACAGCCCGACGCCCGACCGTCCCGCGCAGCCCGCCCTTCCGGTCCCTGCCGTCCCTGGTCCTGCCGCCCCGAATCCCGCGGCGTCTTCCGGCATCGCGCCGCTGCGGATCGGCGATCCGGCGCCCGATTTCGCGGCCCGCACCACGCATGGCGCGATGCGGCTGAGCGATTATCGCGGGCGCTGGCTGGTGTTCTTCTCCCATCCGGCGGATTTCACCCCGGTCTGCACCAGCGAGTTCGTGGCGCTGGCCCGCGCCGCCGAGCGGTTCGCGGCGCTGGACTGCGCGCTGCTGGGCCTGTCGGTGGACAGTCTGCATGCCCACCTGGCGTGGATCGAGGCCATCCGCGCCCAGTTCGGCGCCCCCGTCCCCTTTCCGGTCGTCGAGGACCCGACCATGGCGGTCGGCCGCGCCTTCGGCATGCTGGACGCCACCGCCCGTGACAGCGCCACGGTGCGGGCCAGCTATTTCATCGATCCGGCGGGGATCGTGCAGGCGATCACCTGGTATCCGATGTCGGTCGGGCGTTCGGTGGCCGAGATGCTGCGCCTGGTCGCGGCGCTGCAGCGCGCGGCGCGGGGCGATGCGCTGACGCCCGAGGGCTGGCAGCCCGGGGCAAACATCGTGCTGCCCGCCGTGCGCACGGCGCAGGACGCCGCCGACGCCGGCCCGGGATGGTTCTGCCGGACCCGGCCGGATGCGGCCCTGTGA
- a CDS encoding ArsR/SmtB family transcription factor, with amino-acid sequence MTAPAMSLDRPGAERLAERLRHLAQPQRLMILSLLAGHGNRGQEYAVGDIEALTGIGQPALSQQLAELRRAGLVATRRQGRLVRYRLAEDECGRQARAILGLLHADFRTDGPAGPASVATPERAPEGAPSRDEAPGDAAGFVAILPRPAA; translated from the coding sequence GTGACCGCGCCCGCCATGTCCTTGGACCGCCCTGGCGCCGAGCGGCTGGCCGAGCGGCTGCGCCATCTGGCGCAACCCCAGCGGCTGATGATCCTGTCGTTGCTGGCGGGGCACGGCAATCGGGGACAGGAATACGCGGTGGGCGACATCGAGGCGCTGACCGGCATCGGCCAGCCGGCGCTCAGCCAGCAACTGGCCGAGCTGCGCCGTGCCGGCCTGGTCGCCACCCGGCGCCAGGGGCGGCTGGTGCGCTATCGGCTGGCCGAGGATGAATGCGGCCGCCAGGCCCGGGCGATCCTCGGGCTTCTCCATGCGGATTTCCGTACGGACGGTCCGGCCGGCCCGGCCTCCGTGGCGACGCCCGAGAGAGCGCCCGAGGGCGCCCCGTCTCGGGACGAAGCGCCCGGCGATGCCGCTGGCTTCGTCGCCATCCTGCCGCGTCCGGCGGCCTGA
- a CDS encoding class II aldolase/adducin family protein, with the protein MENLQNTGTQPAEGTRPDEGALRRDLAAAYRLLALFGMTDLVYTHLSVRLPGAAHRFLVNPYGYLFEEITASSLVVVDADGLPAQPTLYPVNPAGFVIHSAIHRSRPDAACVMHTHTLAGMVVAAQDAGILPLNQISIEFSGDVAFHSYEGIAADDNLSERERLVRDLGDRNAMILQNHGLLTVGRTIAETFYRTYYLEQACRIQVAAQSTGAALHVPSPEKVARTRRQFAEEADKGELAWQALRRKLDREQPDYRD; encoded by the coding sequence ATGGAGAATCTGCAAAATACCGGGACCCAACCCGCCGAGGGGACCCGGCCCGACGAGGGCGCGCTGCGCCGCGACCTGGCGGCGGCCTATCGCCTGCTGGCGCTCTTCGGCATGACCGACCTGGTCTATACCCACCTGTCGGTCCGCCTGCCGGGGGCGGCGCACCGGTTCCTGGTCAATCCGTACGGCTATCTGTTCGAGGAAATCACCGCGTCGTCGCTGGTGGTGGTCGATGCGGACGGGCTGCCGGCGCAGCCCACCCTCTATCCGGTCAATCCGGCCGGATTCGTGATCCATTCGGCCATCCACCGCAGCCGCCCCGACGCGGCCTGCGTGATGCACACCCATACGCTGGCGGGCATGGTGGTGGCGGCGCAGGACGCGGGCATCCTGCCGCTGAACCAGATCAGCATCGAATTTTCCGGCGACGTGGCCTTCCATTCCTATGAAGGGATCGCCGCCGACGACAATCTGAGCGAGCGTGAGCGGCTGGTGCGCGACCTGGGCGACAGGAACGCGATGATCCTGCAGAATCACGGCCTGCTGACGGTCGGGCGCACTATCGCCGAGACGTTCTATCGTACCTATTATCTCGAGCAGGCCTGCCGCATCCAGGTGGCGGCGCAATCCACCGGGGCGGCGCTGCACGTGCCCTCGCCGGAGAAGGTCGCCCGCACCCGACGGCAATTCGCCGAGGAGGCGGACAAGGGCGAACTGGCCTGGCAGGCGCTGCGGCGCAAGCTGGATCGGGAACAGCCCGATTACCGGGATTGA
- a CDS encoding ABC transporter substrate-binding protein/permease has protein sequence MSGSRYATILLPLLFWVVACLTVQGARAQAPAGAEGRPGFVRDGRLVVCTNPTLPPMTFIDGTSDSDLAGVDIDVARWLGRYWHVPVSFVTMDFIGLFPSLEAGRCGMVISGVLRQPARELRFDAVPYQQTGLVVVARAGTPRVGAMEALSGKVLAVQSGTSYAARIAQDNAALAASHLAPIIIQQYPTEDQVVQQVLIGRAFAFVSQDVELYFRQKQLHGKVSVIFQPSYPEYRDFAIYIRKDSQDRTALDGAVRALHDSGQFQPILQRWQITPSAAASVQGGAAAGGFNWRTFGAALVSPAYLRGAAITLAMAVLSHFSAILLAIPMALKLNGRDGLTKTAIRCYVGLFRAAPTLLQLLFVWNALPQFFPIFREGWFTPFLAAWISLSINEAAYQVEINRAALQAIDPGQALAGDALGMSRLQVYRHVIFPQALRIALPPTINEFISLIKTTSLASVISLQELLATTQINVARSFEFTEYYAAALIYYLLIVFFFLWVQKRIERRFAWADRLKASQHAAA, from the coding sequence GTGTCCGGCAGCCGATATGCCACCATTCTCCTGCCGCTCCTGTTCTGGGTGGTGGCCTGCCTGACCGTTCAGGGCGCCCGCGCCCAGGCCCCGGCGGGGGCCGAGGGCCGGCCCGGCTTCGTCCGCGACGGCCGGCTGGTCGTCTGCACCAACCCGACCCTGCCGCCCATGACCTTCATCGACGGCACGTCGGACAGCGACCTGGCGGGGGTGGACATCGACGTGGCGCGCTGGCTGGGCCGGTACTGGCATGTTCCGGTCAGCTTCGTGACGATGGATTTCATCGGGCTGTTCCCCAGCCTGGAGGCCGGGCGCTGCGGCATGGTGATCAGCGGCGTGCTGCGCCAGCCCGCGCGCGAGCTGCGCTTCGACGCCGTGCCGTACCAGCAGACCGGCCTGGTGGTGGTGGCGCGTGCCGGCACGCCGCGCGTCGGCGCGATGGAAGCGCTGTCCGGCAAGGTGCTGGCCGTGCAGTCGGGCACCAGCTATGCCGCGCGGATCGCGCAGGACAACGCCGCGCTGGCTGCCTCCCATCTGGCGCCGATCATCATCCAGCAATACCCGACCGAGGACCAGGTGGTGCAGCAGGTGCTGATCGGCCGGGCCTTCGCCTTCGTCAGCCAGGATGTCGAGCTGTATTTCCGCCAGAAGCAACTGCACGGCAAGGTCTCGGTGATCTTCCAGCCCAGCTATCCGGAATACCGCGATTTCGCGATCTATATCCGCAAAGATTCGCAGGACCGCACGGCCCTGGACGGCGCCGTTCGCGCACTGCACGACAGCGGGCAGTTCCAGCCCATCCTGCAGCGCTGGCAGATCACGCCCTCGGCCGCGGCCTCGGTCCAGGGCGGCGCGGCCGCCGGCGGCTTCAACTGGCGCACGTTCGGCGCGGCGCTGGTCTCGCCCGCCTATCTGCGTGGTGCCGCGATCACGCTGGCCATGGCGGTGCTGTCGCATTTCAGCGCGATCCTGCTGGCCATTCCGATGGCGCTGAAGCTGAACGGGCGCGACGGGCTGACCAAGACCGCCATCCGCTGCTATGTCGGGCTGTTCCGCGCGGCGCCGACCCTGCTGCAATTGCTGTTCGTCTGGAACGCGCTGCCGCAATTCTTCCCGATCTTTCGCGAGGGCTGGTTCACCCCGTTCCTGGCCGCCTGGATCTCGCTGTCGATCAACGAGGCCGCGTACCAGGTCGAAATCAACCGCGCCGCGCTGCAGGCCATCGATCCGGGCCAGGCCCTGGCCGGCGACGCGCTGGGCATGTCGCGGCTGCAGGTCTATCGCCACGTCATCTTTCCGCAGGCGCTGCGCATCGCCCTGCCGCCGACGATCAACGAATTCATCAGCCTGATCAAGACGACGTCGCTCGCCTCGGTCATCTCGCTGCAGGAATTGCTGGCCACCACCCAGATCAACGTGGCGCGCAGCTTCGAATTCACCGAATATTACGCGGCGGCGCTGATCTATTACCTGCTGATCGTGTTCTTTTTCCTCTGGGTCCAGAAGCGCATCGAACGGCGCTTCGCCTGGGCCGACCGACTGAAGGCCAGCCAACATGCCGCAGCCTGA
- a CDS encoding amino acid ABC transporter ATP-binding protein — MPQPDTFRPEAGMPLISVQNVQKSYGAFRVLHNVSLSVARGEKIVVLGPSGSGKSTLIRCFNRIEPHDAGTIVIDGATIDAAIELTRLRCMVGLVFQNYNLFPHLTVLENCTLSPRVVKKLGRAEAEALAMNFLHKVNIADQAGKYPIQLSGGQQQRAAIARALCMQPSVMLFDEPTAALDPEAVSGIVDIIDSLAADGITTIAVTHDMGFARRIADRILFMDQGRVLEDAPPEAFFTTPQTERARAFLSQMLRY, encoded by the coding sequence ATGCCGCAGCCTGACACCTTCCGGCCCGAGGCCGGCATGCCGCTGATCAGCGTGCAGAATGTGCAGAAATCCTATGGCGCGTTCCGGGTGCTGCATAATGTGTCGCTGAGCGTGGCGCGGGGCGAGAAGATCGTGGTCCTCGGGCCGTCCGGCTCGGGGAAGTCCACGCTGATCCGCTGTTTCAACCGGATCGAGCCGCATGATGCCGGCACGATCGTGATCGACGGCGCCACGATCGACGCCGCGATCGAACTGACCCGGCTGCGCTGCATGGTCGGGCTGGTGTTCCAGAACTATAATCTGTTTCCGCACCTGACGGTGCTGGAAAACTGCACCCTGTCGCCGCGCGTGGTGAAGAAGCTGGGCCGCGCCGAGGCCGAAGCCCTGGCGATGAATTTCCTGCACAAGGTGAACATCGCGGACCAGGCAGGCAAATATCCGATCCAGCTTTCCGGCGGCCAGCAGCAGCGCGCGGCCATCGCCCGCGCCCTGTGCATGCAGCCCTCGGTGATGCTGTTCGACGAGCCGACCGCCGCCCTGGACCCCGAGGCGGTGTCGGGCATCGTCGACATCATCGACAGCCTGGCCGCCGACGGCATCACCACCATCGCCGTCACCCACGACATGGGCTTCGCCCGCCGCATCGCCGACCGGATCCTGTTCATGGACCAGGGCCGCGTACTTGAGGACGCCCCGCCGGAAGCCTTCTTCACCACGCCCCAGACCGAGCGCGCCCGTGCGTTTCTGAGCCAGATGCTGCGCTATTGA
- a CDS encoding LysE family translocator produces MPDFSTLILFASAALILTATPGPDMILIASRSASQGRVSGFLTYFGIAIGTYCHAIAAALGLAQLLKTVPTAYEFVRWVGCAYLIYLAVKTLRTDALSGVSTKAMMRVAKLRIFLQGLATNLLNPKMALFVLALFPQFTTPGHGSIMLQMLVLATILNVVGFTVNGLVILIFGRVKHGLRLAPKFAKFPNYFLASVFSGLAFRLAFGARR; encoded by the coding sequence ATGCCGGATTTTTCCACGCTTATCCTATTCGCTTCCGCCGCGCTGATCCTGACCGCGACTCCGGGCCCGGATATGATCCTGATCGCGTCACGAAGTGCGAGCCAAGGTCGCGTATCCGGGTTTCTGACTTACTTCGGCATAGCAATCGGGACATACTGCCACGCAATCGCTGCGGCACTCGGCCTTGCGCAACTTCTCAAGACTGTCCCGACTGCCTATGAGTTCGTTCGCTGGGTCGGATGTGCATATTTGATTTACCTTGCGGTTAAAACACTGCGGACAGATGCCTTGTCAGGCGTTTCGACGAAAGCCATGATGAGAGTTGCAAAACTCCGTATATTCTTGCAGGGGCTGGCAACCAACCTCCTCAATCCTAAGATGGCATTGTTCGTCCTTGCCCTATTCCCGCAGTTCACTACTCCGGGTCATGGATCGATCATGTTGCAAATGTTGGTCCTTGCGACCATCCTCAATGTAGTTGGTTTTACCGTGAATGGATTGGTGATCCTGATTTTTGGGCGGGTCAAGCACGGCCTTCGGCTTGCGCCGAAGTTTGCGAAATTTCCAAATTATTTCCTCGCTTCTGTATTTTCAGGCTTGGCTTTTCGGCTCGCATTTGGTGCCCGCCGATGA